The nucleotide window TTCTGGTAAAAACGGATATTTTTCACATCGTTACGTTTGGCATTCGCAATGGCATCCCGGACCGCTTCTTTGCTGAGCTCTACCCCTATGACCTCGCTGGCCAGACTGCTGGCCGTCAGCCCGATTGTCCCGATTCCGCAGTACGCATCGATAACACGTTCTTTTCCTGTCAGGCCGGCCAATTCAATTGCCTTGCCGTAGAGAACCTCTGTCTGGACGGGGTTTACCTGATAAAAGGATCTGGGGGAAATCCGGAATACTTTTCCGCAAAGAGTATCTTCAATATATCCTTTTCCGTAAAGAGTGATCTCCCGTTCTCCCAGTACCATGCTGGTCTTCTTATCATTGACGTTCAGCACAACAGTCGTGATTTCCGGATGGAGTTCCCGAAGGGCTTTCACAAAGTTATTTTTAGATGGCAAAATCGGAGATGACAGCACCAGGACCACCAGCACCTCTCCGCTGGTAAAGCCCCGCCTGATCAGAACATGGCGAAGAAGGCCATAGCCGGTGTCTTCATCATATATTCGAATCTTAAAGGATTTTAACAGCCCACGGATATCCCGGATGATTGCGTCCGCCTGCTCGTCCTCAATGAGGCAGCCATCTATGGGAACGACTCTGTGGCTGTTTTTTTCATAGACACCAGAAATGACCGTCCCGTCTTTTTTCCGGTCAAAAACCGCATGTACTTTGTTTCGGTAATGGAAGGGATCTTTCATTCCGATTATGGGATGAACCCGGCAGATTCCCTTTAACAGAGATTCCACCATTTTCTGCTTTCTATGCAGCTGCTCCTCATAAGAAATCCCCTGATATTCACAGCCGCCGCATTTCTTTGAGGCCGGGCAGAACGGTCCCTTATCCTCCCTGCAGCCACCGCCGGCTGCAGCCGCATGGCTGTCTTTTGAAAAAACAGACTTAATCTTACCAGTATTCGGTTTCCCTTTTCGCTCTGAAAACGTTTCTCCTAATCCCGTCTTTTTACCATGAATCTTATTTCCCGGTGTTTCCTTCCCTTTCGCATCCGAAGCTTTTAACTGTTTATTCCACTTTTCGCCCTTTAACTGACTCATTCCCTGTCTCTTCCTTCCCTCTCCGGCCGTTTTTCCTCTCCGGTGTTCTCATACTTATGCTGTTCCTGCCAGCTGATTATTCTGTGCGTACCGGGTCTGCTATTTTTCATCACATACCTGAAAGATATAAAATTTCAGATAATATGAATCATCCGCCGCCCAAAGTATCGGATGGTCCGGAGCCTGAGTGCGAAATTCCACCTGCCGCAGCCGTTTGTGTACATTTTGGGCGGCTTGTCCGATCGTCCGGGTGAATAATTCATAATCCATAAAATGAGAACAGGAGCAGGTAGCCAGATACCCTCCGTCTTTGATCAGTTTCATGGCCCGCAGATTGATCTCCCGGTAGCCTTTTACCGCGTTCTTTATGGAATTCCTGGACTTTGTAAACGCCGGCGGATCTAAGATCACCACATCGAACTTCTCTCCCCGTTTCTCCAGTTCAGGGAGCAGCTCAAAAACATCGGCGCAGCGAAACTCCACTTTCTCTTCCAAATGATTCAACGCCGCATTTTCCCTCGCCTGGGCCACTCCCAATTCAGACGCATCCACGCCGAGCACGCTCTCCGCCCCTGCCAATCCCGCGTTTAAAGCAAAGGAACCTGTATGCGTAAAACAGTCCAATACCCTCGCGCCGGGGCACAGCTTCCAAATTGCCTTGCGGTTATACTTCTGATCCAGAAAAAAGCCTGTCTTCTGCCCCTCTTTTACATCCACCAAATAACGGACACCATTTTCTGTAATCTCCACCTTTGTATCAAAAGGTTCCCCAAGAAATCCCTTGACACATTCCATCCCTTCCTGCTTTCTGACCTTCGCGTCACTCCGTTCATAGACGCCGCGGATGACGATTCCATCTTCCTTCATAAGCTGTTTCAGCGTGTCAACGATCAGTACCTTAAACCGGTCGATTCCCAGCGCCAGCGACTGTACCACCAGCACGTCGGAAAACTTATCTATCACAATACCGGGCAGAAAATCGGCTTCTCCGAAAATCACCCGGCAGCTGTCCGTATCCACTACCTGTTTTCGGTATTCCCAAGCGTTCTTAACACGCATCCGGATAAATTCCTCATCTATCTCGGCATCCTTGTTCCGAGTCATCATACGGACCGTCAGCTTGGAATTCCGGTTTATGAACCCTTTTCCCAGCGGATACCCGTCGAAGTCATGTATCAGTACAATGTCTCCATCCTCAAAATTTCCCAGAATACTTGCCACCTCATTGTCGTAAATCCAAGGACCGCCTGATTTCAAAGTCCGTCCTGCTCCCTTTTTCAGCGTTACGATTGCATTGCTCATATTTTCCTCCCGCCGTCCGGCTGTATTTTATCCTCGCTGTTCAAGCCTGTTTTCCTTTATATCCCCTCTATATCCCCTCATGATCAAATGCAGGGATAAAGCTCTCCCCGGCTGCCTCGCCTTCCTGAATGAACCCATTCTCTACTCCGATGGAAACGGCATAGTCCACCAGTCTGTCATATTCCCGTTTCGTGACACGCCGGTTTAATTCAGGCCATTCATTCACCTGCAGCAGCGGCGTATATTGATTCATCAGGCTCAGATAGACCTGATCTCCGTATGTCTCATATACATAGCCCACCACTGCTTTTGCATTTTTCAAATGTCCTGGAAGAAGCAGATGGCGGACAATCACGCCTCTTTTCATATTTCCGTCCGGGCCAAAAACAGCCCGGCCCTGCTGGCGCACCATCTCTTTCAATGCGGCCTGCGCCGTTTCCGGATAATCCTCCGCTCCGGAATACCGCCGCGCCGTCTCTTTCTCCATATATTTAAAATCCGTCAGGTAGACATCCACAATGCCCTCCAGTGTTTTTAACGTAACCGTCTTTTCATAGCCGCCGCAGTTATATATGACAGGCAGGGATAATCCGCCTGTTCTGGCCTTCTCTATCGCGGCTATGATCTCCGGGGTATAATGAGTCGGCGTCACCAGGTTTATATTGGCCGCGCCTTTCTCCTGAAGCTCCAGGAATATCTCCGCCAGCCTTTCCACTGTAATCTGTTTTCCCGTTTCAGCGCGGGCAATCTGGTAATTCTGGCAGTAAACACACCGAAGGTTACAGCCGCTGAAAAACACGGTGCCCGATCCATTTGTACCAGAAATACAAGGTTCCTCCCAAATATGAAGAGAAGCCCGCGCCGCATAAATCCCGCTGCCTGTGACACCACAGTAACCTGTCTGTCCGGATTTACGGTCCACGCTGCATTCTCTCGGGCAAAGTCTGCAGATTCCCATCCCGATTCCCTCTTTTCCCTTTTAACAGCCAAAAGATATCATTATTCTACATTATACTGGAATCAGACTCTAAATACAACAACACCCATCCGCCATCTTAAAAGGAGGTACTAAAACAGACAGCGGCAGATCTTTTCCGGCTGCCGCTGTCTGTCAATATTCATATTCTGTTTCGCTCATATTCGGTCCGTGAACCTGAATTCGGTCAAACACATTACTCCATTCCGGCCAGATCCGCCAAAATATCCACACACTTTTCAAGGCCGATAACTCCGCTGTCCAGGGAGATATGATAATTCTGTGCCATTCCCCATTTTCGCTCCGTATAATATTCATAGTTCAGGCGCCGTTTTTTGTCCTTTTCTGCAAGCCTTTTCTCAGGCTTTTTTTCTGTCTCCCCATACAGCTTTACGATCCGCTCTGCTTTCTTCTTCACATCCGCACAAATAAAGGCGTGCAGGCAGTCCTCCCGGTCCCTCAGAATATAGTCCGCACAGCGTCCCACTATCACGCACGATTCTTTCTCTGCAAGCTCCAGGATGATCTTTCTCTGAACTGACCAGAGATAATCGTTTACCGACATGCCGTTGCTCTCTCTGCCTAAAAAGGAATAAGCAAAGCGGTTTTTCGTCGGTGAATCCTCGCCCTGCTCTGCTACAAACTGCTCCGAAAGCCCGGATTCCTTCGCCACCTTTTCAATCAGCTCTTTGTCGTAAAAGGAAATCCCAAGCCGCTCCGCCGTCTGCCTTCCGATCGTCCTCCCGCCGCTGCCAAATTCTCTGCTTATGGTAATAATCTTTTTCGCCATATTAACTCCTCCTTTTTCTTGATTTATTATACCATTTTTTGTTCCGAACCGAAATAAAAATGCCGGCAGTTTAAGCAAACCTCTTTTTTGCGACCCGTCTCATCAGCACTGCCGCAAGAATCAATGCCGCACCTTCCGCTATGGGAAAAGCGGTCCAGATCAGCGTCTCCGCGTTGGGAAGACGGGTAAAAATCCATGCAAGCGGAAGTGCCACTATGATCAACCGTACCATGGACACCAATAAGGAACGGACCCCATTCCCCAGCGCCTGAAAAACACCCTGATAAGCGATATTGGCGCCGGCAAACAAATAGCCCAATGTAATGATGCGCGCTGCCCGGATACAAAGCGCCCGCGTTTCATCAGACAGGGAAAAAATACCGATTAGCTGTCCTGCAAATAACTGCAGCAATATGGCTCCCACCAGCATGATAATCAATGTATAAACCATTCCGTAGCGGATTCCTTCATGTATCCTCTTTTCGTCCCGTTTCCCATAATTGAACCCAATAATAGGAATCATAGCGTTATTCATACCGAAAGCCGCAAAAAAGACAAACTGCTGAATTTTATAATAAATCCCGTATGCCGTTACCGCCGCTGTGGAAACTGCTCCAAATATGATATTCACGCCATAGGTCATGAATGACATCATAGCCTGCATGATAATGGCTGGTATCCCAATAGTATAGACTTCCGTAATGATCTTTTTCCTCGGACGCAGATATTGAAAGTCTGTATTGATATCCCTTCTGTTGCATATCATGTGAAACAGGATTCCCAGAACAAGGGAAATCACCTGTCCGATAACAGTCGCATATGCTGCTCCTTCAATTCCCATTTCCGGAAATCCCAGATATCCAAAGATCAATATTGGATCCAAAATAATGTTGGTCACAGCCCCGGCTACCTGGGCGACGGTCGACAGCATGGTCCGGCCTGTAGCCTGCAAAAGCTTCTCGTAGATCATAAACAAAATGCTTCCAAAGGAAAGTATAGAGCAGATTCCCAGATATGCCTTTCCCATTTGAAGGACAACAGGATTCTTTGTTTGGGAAATCATATAGGCATTCACGCCGAAGATACCGAACAGTAAAAATACAATATAGGTGCAGAGTCCTAAAAAGACGGCATTGCCCGAAATCCAGCTTCCTTTCTCCCTGTCGCCCTGGCCAAGGCTCTTTGACAGCAGTGCATTTACTCCGACTCCGGTACCAATGCCAATCGCGACCATCAGCATCTGGACCGGGAATGCCAGGGTAAGGGCATTCACTGCATAATCTCCCAAATGTGCCACAGTAGGCGTATCCTTTATGCTGCTCACAAAAAAGCTATCCACAATATTGTACAAAGCCTGCAGTGCCATGGATAAGATCATGGGAATCCCCATGGTCAGCATCAGCTTTTTGATGGGCGCTGTTCCCATCCGGTTCATAGTAACTTCTTTTTCCATTGTCTCGGTTTCCTCCTCATATTCAGTCGTCTCTGGAGTCTTTTGGGGCAAGCTGCCATAACCCGAATCCATGAATTGTGCGTACTTTTTGTACAATGGGAAGTCCAAAGGAGTCTTCATTACACAAAAAAAATGCGCAAATCCGACATCCGGATTTACGCATTACAGCCACTCGATTCTTTATTATTTTATCCATTTGTTTTTAAATTGTCAAGCAAAATTTGAACAGGGCGCCGCATTACACGGACGCCCTGTTCCTATATAGAAGGTATAATAATGGGTAGCAATGTTAGTTGTTCAGACGGCTTTTTATCACTCTTCCGTCTCTTCTTCCGGCATCAGCCAAGCATGATGGTCCGTATGCAGAAGCTTGTGAGATAAATGAGACAGCGGCGCCTCCAGATAATCCTGGTAACATTTTTGGACAGAAGGATTCTCATGGGAGAACCTCAGGTTGTTCACCTTATCCAGTCCATAGAGAACTTCACACCTGGCTTCCGCCTGCTCTTCTCCGTCTTTGATCGGCTGTCCGCCTCCGCCTGCGCAGCCGCCGGGACATGCCATGATCTCCACAAAGTGGTATTGGACTTCACCCTTACGGATGGCCTCCATCAGTTTTCTGGTATTGGAAAGTCCGCTGGCAACGGCCACCTTCAGATTTTGGCCCGCCAGGTTGAACTCAGCCTCTTTCCAGCCGTCCATACCGCGCACCTTGCTGAAGGAATCCGGATCAGGATTTCTTCCAGTCACCAGATAATACGCGCTTCGAAGCGCCGCTTCCATAACGCCCCCGGTAGCTCCGAATATGACGCCGGCGCCTGAACCGGTACCCAAAGGCGTATCGAACTCTTCTTCTTCCAGATCAGCGGGAATGATGTGCTCCGCGCGGATCAGGCGGTCTACTTCTCTGGTAGTCAGGACCACGTCCACATCCGGGCCTGCGCCCGCGTCATTCATGACCGGTATCGCACATTCATGCTTTTTCGCTACACACGGCATGATTGAAATACTGTAGATTCTGGAAGGATCCACATCCAGCAGCTTCGCGTAGTAGGACTTTGCAACAGCCCCAAACATCTGCTGAGGCGATTTCGCGCTGGACAACTGGTCCACCATGCCGGGATACTGGGACTTCATAAAACGTACCCACCCGGGACAGCATGATGTGAACATCGGGAACGTTTCATTCTCCTTGTTCTTCACCTTTTCCAGGAACTCGCTTCCCTCTTCCATGATGGTCAGGTCTGCGCTGAAATTGGTGTCAAATATGTAATTAAAGCCAATCTGACGAAGGGCTGATACCAGACGCTTCACGGTGGCAAACTTCCTGGGAAGGCCGAATGCCTCACCCCATGCCGCACGTACGGCGGGAGCCACCTGCACCACTGTGATCTTCTCCGGATCTGCCAGCGCGTCCAAAACCTTTTGGACATCGTCGCGCTCCCTCAGGGCTCCAACAGGACAGTGTGTGATACACTGGCCGCAGAGCGCACAGTCAGATTCCTGGATCTTTCTGTTTCTGGATACGTCAACGGTAGTCCTCGAACCAGTTCCCGCCACATCCCAGATATTCAGTCCCTGGATCTTGTCACAGACCTGAACACAGCGCATACACTTGATACACTTTTTGGCATCCCGAATCAAAGGGAAATCCATCGGCCAGTTGGACTTTGGAAGCTTTTTCTCAAAAGGAAGTTCCAGAATGCCCAGGTCGTTGGCTATCGTCTGAAGACTGCAGTTCCCGCTTCTCACACAGGTAGCGCACTGACAGTCATGCTGAGACAGAATCAATTCAACATTATTTCTTCTGCTCTCTCTTACCTTGGGGCTGTTGGTACGGATATCCATACCCTCCCATACTTTATTGTTGCAGGCCGTCACCAGTTTGGCGCAGCCTTCCACTTCTACAACACAGACACGGCAGGCGCCGATTTCATTGATATCCTTCAGATAACAAAGAGTCGGAATAAAAATCCCTGCGGAAGCGGCAGCGTCCAGAATCGTGGTTCCTTCCTTCACCCTGATCTGTTTACCATTAATTGTGAGATTTACCATTTTTCTACTCTGCCTCCTTTCAGGATACCGAAGCCAAAGTGGTCACACCGCAGGCACCGTCTCGCTTCCTGGCTCGCTTCTTCGCAGGTCATGCCGCATTCGATCAGATCGAAATCCTTCGCTCTGTCGGAAGGCTGGCGCTCCTTCATGTTCGCGCGGGCACAGCTCTTCCTGTCATCCAGGCGGACCTTGGGAATCTGCACATCCACGGAAATCGTATGCTTGAAGCCAAGATACTCATCAATATTCGCGGCGGCAACCTTTCCGGCCGCAATTGCGCGGATTACGGTGGCAGGTCCTGTCACGCAGTCGCCGCCGGCAAACACGCCGGTGATATCCTTTGCATTCACACCACTCCAGTTAAGCGCTTCGATGACTCCGCGTTTCACAGGAATGCCTTGTTTCTCAAAAGCCTTGGACTCAATGCCCTGTCCGATGGCCACGATTACCATATCACAGGAGAGACGGACATCCTCTTCAGAAGAATTCACAGGCACAGGTCTTCCATTTTTTACCGGTCCGATGATCTGAGGCTTCACCCAAAGGGCCGCCACATTTCCGTCCGCATCCTTTTCCACACGCAGAGGGGCATGAAGATCGAGAAGCTCGCATCCTTCCTCCACCGCTCCCGCGACTTCTTCCGGCATGGCCGTCATATCCACGGCTCTGCGCCTATATGCAATACGCAGACGCTTCGCACCCAGACGGATTGCTGACCGCGCCACGTCCATGGCTACGTTTCCGCCGCCGATGACTACGATATCCTTGCCGCTGAAATCAGGCATTTCGCCGTCGCCAATCCCGCGGAGCAGTTCCACGGCAGAAACCACGCCGTTGGCATCTTCGCCTTCAATGCCGATCTTTCTGTCAATGTGAGCGCCGATCGCGATATAAATCGCGTCATATTCGTTTTTCAGATCCGTTATGCTGGGGTTCTCGCCCACAGACACCCCGGTCTCTACTTTAACTCCGATGCTGAGCAAATGCTCAATCTCTCTGTCAAGAACCTCTCTGGGCAGCCGGTAATTGGGAATCCCGTAGCGGAGCATGCCGCCCAACTTCTTCCTCTGTTCCAGAATCGTCACATCATGGCCCATTAAGGTCAGATAATAAGCCGCGCTGATACCGCCGGGGCCTCCGCCGATAACAGCCACTTTTTTCCCCGTAGGCACCGCGGGTACGGGAAGCGGCACGTCGCCCGCATGATCTACGGCAAATCTCTTCAGTCCGCGGATATTCACAGGATCATCGATCATCGTCCTGCGGCAGCGCACTTCACAGGGATGCTCGCAGATAAGCCCGCATACGGAAGGCATCGGATTGTCTTTTCGGATCAGGCGGATCGCGTCGCCGTAGCGGCCCTCTGCCACCAGGGCAATATAACCGGGAATGTCCACTCCCGCGGGACATTGTGATACACAAGGCACAGGCTGGTTCAGCTCAAACTTGCAGCGGCCTCTCAGAATATGCTCTTCAAAATCATCCCGGAATCCCTTGATTCCCTTTAATACCATTTTCGCAGCCTCATACCCAATGGCGCAGTCTGCGGAATAGAAAATATTCTTTGCTGTTTTTTCAATCAGGTCAATCGTCTCCAGAGTCGCTTCCCCGTTCAGCACGTCTTCCATCAACTTCTGCAGCTGTCCCAGGCCCACACGGCAGGGAACGCATTTCCCACATGACTGGGCATGGCACATCTTAAGGAAAGATGACGCCAGATCAACGGGACACAGTCCTGGCGGACTCGCGCTGATACGCCGCTCCAGATCCTTGTAGAGCTCCTCTACTGTGGTCTGAGCCTTGTTTTGAGTGATGATACTTAATCTGCTCATCAATACCTCCTCCTTCTCTTGCTTGTTTACTTACCGCTTGTTTCCCCTTGGTTTCCCCCACGAAAGAAAACATTTTATGTAACTCTGCCTCTAGAAAAGCTTCTCCCCTGAAATGCAGAGTATAAAAAAAGGCAACATTCGTTTCATCAACAAATGTTGCCCAGACGGTCGGCTAATTCCTAAACTTTCATCACCCCGTGGTTCTTCCACTGATTCCGCCAGCGATGAAAATCTCTTGTCTTTTCCCTACCATATCATATTGTTATTGTATTGTCAAGAATTCCTTTCAATAAAAATACGAAGAAATCAACGGCGTTCTGTAAGTACGACATGTACGATATCCCCCGGCTGTCTGCCGATTTTTGACCGGATATCCTTTCGTATTCCCAGAATATGGCCAGGCGTTCCCATCCTGACAAGGCTTCCGTCATACGGCTCTCCGTCGAATTCTGCATGTACCTTTACCCTGCCTTTTCCAAACTCTTTTCTGACATCGAAAGGAAATTCCACATATGCTCCGTCCATATCCGGAACCTTTTTTATGACAGCGTCAAACTCATATTTCTTCCCTTCCATCTTTTTATCTTCCATGTTCCTGTCACCATCTTTCTGCTCCTATTGTTCATTGTCCGCCGGCGAACCCTTTATACATACACTTGGGTATATACTTAGGATTCGTATAAATACCGTTTGTCATACATGCCATCACAAGAGTAAAAAAGCTTACCAAAAATAGTCGATCAGCAGCAAGGCACAGGGCAGCTTTCTCTGTTCAGCCATTCCACAGAGACATCCATAGCGGCGCGGCAGGCTCTCGTCTGATCCAGCTCGTTCAGCATCACAAAATCATGGATGATTGCCTGAAACCGCACAGCAGTCACTTCTGCCCCCGCTTCCCTAAGCTTTCTCGCGTAAGCCTCTCCTTCGTCTCTCAGAACGTCTGCCTCCCCATTGATTATCATAGCGGCGGGCAGGCCTTCCAGCTGTTCTCTTCCCGCCCGCAGCGGAGAAGCAGTAATCTGATTCCTGTCACATTCTGACACTGTATATTGATTCCAGAACCACATCATCCCGGCTCTGTAAAGATAGTAGTCTACCGCGAATTGCCGATAGGTGCAAGTATCAAAGCAGGCATTTGTCACCGGATAATACAAAAGCTGTTTATGGATGCAGGGCCCTCCCCGGTATTTTGCCATCAGTGTCATGGCAATAGCCATATTTCCTCCAGCGCTGTCCCCCGCCACTGTCAGCGCGGCCGGGTTCATCTCTATTCCCATTTGTCTGAGCAATGCAGGCAGCATACAAAGTATGTGATAACACTGTTCGATAGCTACCGGATAACGCGCTTCCGGCGCCCGGGAATACTCCGGGAACACCAGGACAGAACCCGTCCTTGCGGCAAGTTCCCTGACCAGCTTCTCATGAGTATGGAAGCTTCCGAATACCCATCCCGCTCCATGAATGTAAAATATCACATTTGCCGGGCAGGAGACTCGTTCCGGCCTGACCACAAAGACCCGTACTTTCCCCCATTCTCCGGTATTCACCATTGTTTTCTGTATACAAGCCGGATACATACATACCGGCGCATCCTGTGCTTTTTCCAGTACCTCCCGCCCCTCGCAGGGGGGAAGCTGAAAAATAAGGGGCGGTACGGAATTCGCATTGCTTACCGCCACCGCCTCTGGTTCCAGTGAAATTCTTCTTCTCATTTTATTCCTAATCCTCCCGGTTTTCCTGTCCTGCCAAACGCAGCAAAACGATTATAGGATTAGAATATTCCAAACTCTTTAAATGTTTAAACCATATTATTCTGGACCAGCAATCCTATTTCCTGCTGTGTTTATCACTATACATCATCCTATCTGCTCGAATAAATGCCTGTTCCACAGCATTATTCTCTTTTGGGTCAACGAAAGAGTATCCGGCAGACAGGCTGCATGGCAGAGTTATTTTGTCTGCATCTGTTTTGCATCTCAATAATTGAAGCCTGCATAATAGCTGCTGCTCTGTTGCGTTTACCGCAAGAACCGCAAATTCATCTCCTCCAATTCGATAGAGAGAGTAATTATCTTCCTGAAAAATCTCATTCAACAGAGCTGCCATAGCTTTTAAAACATGATCTCCTACATTGTGCCCCATCGTATCATTGATTTCTTTGAATCGATCCAGATCAAATACAAGAACGCCAATCGGCATATTCTTCATCCGTTCCCGCTCTATTTCGTTTATCTTTTCCATATACGCCATGCGGTTAAAACAGCCTGTGAGCGCATCTATATAAGCCATTCGATGCCATTTTTTTTCTTTTTGCAGCTGCTTACTCTGTTCATAGATTTTACTGGTCTTCACCGCTGAAGTAATAAACACGGAATAACACGACAAAACGACAGCTGAAAACACGAGATACGTCGGCGCATATTCTATCCGTTCCACCATTGGCTTAGGGTATGCCGCAAAAAAGACCAGAGCGAAATAGATGAGTATTGAACATATC belongs to Qiania dongpingensis and includes:
- the rlmD gene encoding 23S rRNA (uracil(1939)-C(5))-methyltransferase RlmD; this translates as MSQLKGEKWNKQLKASDAKGKETPGNKIHGKKTGLGETFSERKGKPNTGKIKSVFSKDSHAAAAGGGCREDKGPFCPASKKCGGCEYQGISYEEQLHRKQKMVESLLKGICRVHPIIGMKDPFHYRNKVHAVFDRKKDGTVISGVYEKNSHRVVPIDGCLIEDEQADAIIRDIRGLLKSFKIRIYDEDTGYGLLRHVLIRRGFTSGEVLVVLVLSSPILPSKNNFVKALRELHPEITTVVLNVNDKKTSMVLGEREITLYGKGYIEDTLCGKVFRISPRSFYQVNPVQTEVLYGKAIELAGLTGKERVIDAYCGIGTIGLTASSLASEVIGVELSKEAVRDAIANAKRNDVKNIRFYQNDAGEFMTGMAEQGEHADVVFMDPPRAGSDEAFLSSVLRLAPKKIVYISCNPETLARDLKYLARGGYRAEGAWPVDMFPWTGHVEVCVELQRKQ
- a CDS encoding class I SAM-dependent rRNA methyltransferase, with protein sequence MSNAIVTLKKGAGRTLKSGGPWIYDNEVASILGNFEDGDIVLIHDFDGYPLGKGFINRNSKLTVRMMTRNKDAEIDEEFIRMRVKNAWEYRKQVVDTDSCRVIFGEADFLPGIVIDKFSDVLVVQSLALGIDRFKVLIVDTLKQLMKEDGIVIRGVYERSDAKVRKQEGMECVKGFLGEPFDTKVEITENGVRYLVDVKEGQKTGFFLDQKYNRKAIWKLCPGARVLDCFTHTGSFALNAGLAGAESVLGVDASELGVAQARENAALNHLEEKVEFRCADVFELLPELEKRGEKFDVVILDPPAFTKSRNSIKNAVKGYREINLRAMKLIKDGGYLATCSCSHFMDYELFTRTIGQAAQNVHKRLRQVEFRTQAPDHPILWAADDSYYLKFYIFQVCDEK
- a CDS encoding radical SAM protein, translating into MGICRLCPRECSVDRKSGQTGYCGVTGSGIYAARASLHIWEEPCISGTNGSGTVFFSGCNLRCVYCQNYQIARAETGKQITVERLAEIFLELQEKGAANINLVTPTHYTPEIIAAIEKARTGGLSLPVIYNCGGYEKTVTLKTLEGIVDVYLTDFKYMEKETARRYSGAEDYPETAQAALKEMVRQQGRAVFGPDGNMKRGVIVRHLLLPGHLKNAKAVVGYVYETYGDQVYLSLMNQYTPLLQVNEWPELNRRVTKREYDRLVDYAVSIGVENGFIQEGEAAGESFIPAFDHEGI
- a CDS encoding cytidylate kinase-like family protein, producing MAKKIITISREFGSGGRTIGRQTAERLGISFYDKELIEKVAKESGLSEQFVAEQGEDSPTKNRFAYSFLGRESNGMSVNDYLWSVQRKIILELAEKESCVIVGRCADYILRDREDCLHAFICADVKKKAERIVKLYGETEKKPEKRLAEKDKKRRLNYEYYTERKWGMAQNYHISLDSGVIGLEKCVDILADLAGME
- a CDS encoding MATE family efflux transporter; translation: MEKEVTMNRMGTAPIKKLMLTMGIPMILSMALQALYNIVDSFFVSSIKDTPTVAHLGDYAVNALTLAFPVQMLMVAIGIGTGVGVNALLSKSLGQGDREKGSWISGNAVFLGLCTYIVFLLFGIFGVNAYMISQTKNPVVLQMGKAYLGICSILSFGSILFMIYEKLLQATGRTMLSTVAQVAGAVTNIILDPILIFGYLGFPEMGIEGAAYATVIGQVISLVLGILFHMICNRRDINTDFQYLRPRKKIITEVYTIGIPAIIMQAMMSFMTYGVNIIFGAVSTAAVTAYGIYYKIQQFVFFAAFGMNNAMIPIIGFNYGKRDEKRIHEGIRYGMVYTLIIMLVGAILLQLFAGQLIGIFSLSDETRALCIRAARIITLGYLFAGANIAYQGVFQALGNGVRSLLVSMVRLIIVALPLAWIFTRLPNAETLIWTAFPIAEGAALILAAVLMRRVAKKRFA
- a CDS encoding NADH-dependent [FeFe] hydrogenase, group A6, which codes for MVNLTINGKQIRVKEGTTILDAAASAGIFIPTLCYLKDINEIGACRVCVVEVEGCAKLVTACNNKVWEGMDIRTNSPKVRESRRNNVELILSQHDCQCATCVRSGNCSLQTIANDLGILELPFEKKLPKSNWPMDFPLIRDAKKCIKCMRCVQVCDKIQGLNIWDVAGTGSRTTVDVSRNRKIQESDCALCGQCITHCPVGALRERDDVQKVLDALADPEKITVVQVAPAVRAAWGEAFGLPRKFATVKRLVSALRQIGFNYIFDTNFSADLTIMEEGSEFLEKVKNKENETFPMFTSCCPGWVRFMKSQYPGMVDQLSSAKSPQQMFGAVAKSYYAKLLDVDPSRIYSISIMPCVAKKHECAIPVMNDAGAGPDVDVVLTTREVDRLIRAEHIIPADLEEEEFDTPLGTGSGAGVIFGATGGVMEAALRSAYYLVTGRNPDPDSFSKVRGMDGWKEAEFNLAGQNLKVAVASGLSNTRKLMEAIRKGEVQYHFVEIMACPGGCAGGGGQPIKDGEEQAEARCEVLYGLDKVNNLRFSHENPSVQKCYQDYLEAPLSHLSHKLLHTDHHAWLMPEEETEE
- a CDS encoding NAD(P)-binding protein translates to MSRLSIITQNKAQTTVEELYKDLERRISASPPGLCPVDLASSFLKMCHAQSCGKCVPCRVGLGQLQKLMEDVLNGEATLETIDLIEKTAKNIFYSADCAIGYEAAKMVLKGIKGFRDDFEEHILRGRCKFELNQPVPCVSQCPAGVDIPGYIALVAEGRYGDAIRLIRKDNPMPSVCGLICEHPCEVRCRRTMIDDPVNIRGLKRFAVDHAGDVPLPVPAVPTGKKVAVIGGGPGGISAAYYLTLMGHDVTILEQRKKLGGMLRYGIPNYRLPREVLDREIEHLLSIGVKVETGVSVGENPSITDLKNEYDAIYIAIGAHIDRKIGIEGEDANGVVSAVELLRGIGDGEMPDFSGKDIVVIGGGNVAMDVARSAIRLGAKRLRIAYRRRAVDMTAMPEEVAGAVEEGCELLDLHAPLRVEKDADGNVAALWVKPQIIGPVKNGRPVPVNSSEEDVRLSCDMVIVAIGQGIESKAFEKQGIPVKRGVIEALNWSGVNAKDITGVFAGGDCVTGPATVIRAIAAGKVAAANIDEYLGFKHTISVDVQIPKVRLDDRKSCARANMKERQPSDRAKDFDLIECGMTCEEASQEARRCLRCDHFGFGILKGGRVEKW
- a CDS encoding DUF1905 domain-containing protein: MEGKKYEFDAVIKKVPDMDGAYVEFPFDVRKEFGKGRVKVHAEFDGEPYDGSLVRMGTPGHILGIRKDIRSKIGRQPGDIVHVVLTERR
- a CDS encoding alpha/beta hydrolase, translated to MRRRISLEPEAVAVSNANSVPPLIFQLPPCEGREVLEKAQDAPVCMYPACIQKTMVNTGEWGKVRVFVVRPERVSCPANVIFYIHGAGWVFGSFHTHEKLVRELAARTGSVLVFPEYSRAPEARYPVAIEQCYHILCMLPALLRQMGIEMNPAALTVAGDSAGGNMAIAMTLMAKYRGGPCIHKQLLYYPVTNACFDTCTYRQFAVDYYLYRAGMMWFWNQYTVSECDRNQITASPLRAGREQLEGLPAAMIINGEADVLRDEGEAYARKLREAGAEVTAVRFQAIIHDFVMLNELDQTRACRAAMDVSVEWLNRESCPVPCC